Proteins from one Hydrogenophaga sp. SL48 genomic window:
- a CDS encoding DUF1415 domain-containing protein: MELSDDTVLADTRRWIEKAVIGLNLCPFARSVYVKNQVRIVVSRARHLDAFLDELDRELDLLVNTPAEAIDTTLLVHPTLFPDFFVFNDFMGVVDDVVAEHKLEGTIQVASFHPLFQFEGVEPDDISNATNRAPYPTLHLLREESVERAVASDGGDAEAIVERNIQTLRALGAPGWQALLAKP; this comes from the coding sequence ATGGAACTCTCTGACGACACCGTTTTGGCCGACACCCGCCGCTGGATCGAGAAGGCGGTGATCGGGTTGAACCTGTGTCCGTTCGCGCGGTCGGTGTATGTGAAGAACCAGGTGCGCATCGTGGTGAGCCGGGCGCGACACCTGGATGCTTTTCTCGACGAGCTGGACCGCGAGCTGGACCTGCTGGTGAACACGCCGGCCGAAGCCATCGACACCACGCTGCTGGTGCACCCCACGCTGTTCCCGGATTTTTTCGTGTTCAACGACTTCATGGGCGTGGTGGACGACGTGGTGGCCGAGCACAAGCTGGAGGGCACCATCCAGGTGGCGAGCTTCCACCCCTTGTTCCAGTTCGAGGGTGTCGAACCCGACGACATCAGCAACGCCACCAACCGTGCGCCGTACCCGACGCTGCACCTGCTGCGCGAAGAGAGCGTGGAGCGGGCGGTGGCGTCCGACGGGGGAGATGCCGAAGCGATCGTTGAACGCAACATCCAGACCTTGCGGGCCCTGGGTGCCCCGGGTTGGCAGGCACTGTTGGCAAAGCCCTGA